From the genome of Pelosinus fermentans DSM 17108:
AATGTGAAGTTGTGGGCGAAACGGGTATCGCCAGATTACCTGAGCCAGCCAACGTACTTATGCGCAGTGAGGCAAAGCGTTCCGTAGAAATTCTTACTGATTGGAAAAAACGATTTATCGAATCTTACGATATTGAGCTGCAAGGATTTATTGATGCCGTTAACCAGGGACAGCCAAACGGTCCTTCCGCCTGGGATGGATATGCTGCAGCAGTGACTGCGGATGCATGCGTCAAAGCGCAGCAAACAGGTGAAATCGTTCCGGTGACCATGAAACAACGTCCTGCATTTTATAATAAATAGTGAGACATAGTTTTAGGGCAAGGACCTGAGACACTAGCCAGAATAAAAAAAGAATTATTATAAATTAAGGTGGTTGTTAAAAGCTTCGTGCATTATCGAAATCGCATAGTAATCAACGTCTCATGGACTTATTTTTGATTGAAATTTCCAAAGAAAAATCATATAATTCATGTGAGGTGGAAGTTTATGCGAGTCACGATTAAATCGGTAGCGGAAGCTGCCAATGTTTCAAGAGGTACAGTAGATAAAGTGCTAAATGACAGACTTGGTGTAAGTGATGAAGTAAGAGAACGTGTTAGAAGTGTAGCCAAGGAACTCGGCTATACCGTAAACTTAGTTGGCAAAGCCCTGGCCTTTCAAAAAAATCCAATAAAAATCGGAGTCATTATTTTAAATAAAAAAGATGAGCTATTTCATGAGATTTATGAGGGGATTATGCTGGCTCATGATGAATGGAAAGATTCAGGCATTATCATAGAGTGCTGTGTAATGCAGAAGGTTGATGTAAATGAGCAAATAAATTATATAAAAGAGCTGGAACAGAAGAATATTCGAGCCCTTGCATTATCTCCTCTAGATGAAGAAGCAGTAACGAATGAATTAAATAGACTTGCCGAGAAAGATATAAAAATTGTAACCTTTAATACGGACGTTCCTGGTATCAACAAAATGTGTTTTATTGGACAGGATTTGAAAAAAGGCGGGCGTGTGGCCGGGCAGTTAATGGGAGATTTATTGCCTGCTGGCGGAGAGGTAGCAATCATAACAGGAACTGCTAAAATTAGGGGATTAGGGGAACGAAAAGCAGGTTTCGAAGAGATTATTTCCGCAGAATATCCTGCCATAAAAATCGTTGATACGATAGAGCTTGCCAATGATAAAGCTTCCTATGCAGACACAGTAGAACTTTTTGCAGCACATCCGAATCTCAATGGGATTTTTATAACTGGCAGAGGAATCGAAGGCGTTGGCAGAGCCATTCAGAAGCTCAATAAAAAGAATGTGAAATTTATATGTTTTGACTTGCTTCCTGAAACCATTCAGCTAATAAACGATAAAACAATCGATTTTACGATAACACAAGAGCCATTGATGCAAGGATATTTACCCATTAAGATTCTCTTTGAATATTTTTTCCTTAATAAAATGCCAGAAAAAGAATATTTGTACACCAAACTTGAGATTAAAATTAGAGAAAATATTTGAAAATTATTTTAGACTTTGTATATTAAAAATTTACCCTAAAAAGAGCCCGAGCACGTTTGATTCAAAGGCAAAAAATAGCTATATTTAGGAGGAGAAAAGAATGAAATTGTGTTTTAACCAAGCGACCACCATGGTAAAGTCATCACTGGAATTAGATTTACAATTCTGTGAAAAACATGGTTACGATCTAATTGAAATCAGAACCATGGATAAATTAAAGGATTATCTAAAAAATCATAGCATTGAAGATCTGGCAAATTATTTCAAGACACATAAGATTAAACCATATGCATTTAATGCCTTAGTATTCTTTAATAATCGAGATGAAGCAGGCTATAAAGAAATAAAAGAAGAATTGCAGTACATGTGTAAAGTCGGACAAAAAATTGGCTGCCCCAATATCGTTGTGGTTCCTCTTGTAGGTACCGACAAATTCACTTACGCACAAATCAAAGAAAGTTCTGTAAAAGTCTTACATGAATTAGCAGATATTGCTGAAAAATATAGCATCCGGCTTGCTATTGAATTCGTAGGGCATCCTCAATGTACGATCAATACTTTTGGTCAAGCCTATGACATTGTGCAGGCTGTAAATCGAAATAACGTGGGTCTGGTCTTAGATTGTTTCCATTTTCATGCAATGGGCTCAAGAATGGAAGATCTTAAAAAGGCTGATGGATCAAAAATCTTTATATTACACATTGATGATACCGAGGATTTTCCGATTGGCATCCTAACGGATGTTGATAGAGTGTGGCCAGGTGAAGGTGCAATCGACCTTAAAGGTATATTGACTACTTTGAAGGAAATCGGTTATAAAGAAGATATGGTATCTGTAGAATTATTCAGACCGGAATATTATGAGCTTGAGGTAGAAGAAGCAATAAAAATTGCCAAAGAGAAAACGTTAGCGGTTGTAGGGAAATATTTTTGATAGTAAATAGAGCCTAGTGTGAAATATAAAGGTACCCGATCTTGTTGAGATGAGACTTAACAAGATCGGGTACTTTTATCAAGGTGTTAAGAGGGTAATATTATTTGCCGCAAAAAAATCTACATATTCATTGGGGGGAAGTGTATTGGTGATAAAATAATTAAAGTCTTCAAGCTTACCATAGGTCATTAAGGATGCGACGTTTATTTTGGTGCAGTCGACTAATAAAGCAGTTGTTGTGCTATTTTCAATTAAATAGCGCTTAATTTCAGTTTCAAGAGGAGATATATTTGTTACACCTTTTGTCAACGAGATACCTGTTGAAGCTAAAAATGCTTTTTCGATATTGTAATTTCTAAGAGATGTTGTTACTCCAGTACCAGTGAGGGAATTAGTTCCTCGATAAAGCACCCCGCCGGTAGAAATTACATTCAAGTTCGGATATGGAATAGAAGCAATGATAGCGTGTAAATTGGACGTGATAATCGTTATATTTTGTTTATTGGCCAAGAAAGGAATCATATGTATCGTCGTGGTTCCAGAATCAATAAAAATAACATCATCGTCATCTACTAAATCACTTGCGAGTTTTGCAATCTGACTTTTTTCTGCCTGGTATTTTATCTCCCGGGATTCGAATGGTTCGCGAGATTCAACACCATTTTTCTGATTGATGGTAATACCGCCATATACTTTTTTTATGGCACCCTTTTTCGCCAATTCGCTGATATCCCTTCGAATTGTATTTTTCGAAACTTTAAAGACATCACATAGTCGATCTAAGGAAACATGCTCTAATTGACGCGTATACTTTTCGATTTCGCTAATTCGATTGATTTTCAATTTCGTACCTCACATTACGTATTCTTTTAATATTATATGCAATTGTAACACATTATACAAGTTCAATTATAAAGAGATGAGTAAGTTATGATTATATATTATAATAAATAGTTGTAATCTTTTTAGTTATTAGCTTATAGAGAAAGATGCCGCCTAGATTATATCTTAACAATTCCTGTAGGAAATCCTTATATATTAATAAGTATATTCAATTGAATAAATATTTGCAATATTAAGAAATGTGTATTGACAAAGATTAAAATCTATAGTAATTTGAGTATGAGTTGGTTAATAATTTACCAATTGATATCAAGATATAACAATCATATGAACATTATATGATTGTAATTTGATAAAGTATATGTAATATCCGTTTTATCTTTCGGTTAAGACAATAAATCGTGTATATTTTAAAGTATATAATAATTTGATAGGGCAATGGCTAGAATCCAATAGGTGTGCCGGGTTTGAAGTATCACAAAATTCGAAATTAATATAGCTTATACTGCCAATAAACGTTTGGTGGATATAAAGCAATATTAAGATAAAAAACTGTGAAATATGGAAAGGTGGCATTATTATGTTAAAAATCGGTATTATTGGAGCAGGCAGAATTGGCAAGGTACATGCAGAAAGTATTACTAAATATGTTAAAGGAGCAGAAGTAATATTCATTGCTGATCCATTTTTGGATGAGGCTACAAAACAATGGTCCACATCATTAGGAATTCAGCATACAAGCAAAGACTATCATGATATTTTAACAAACCCAGAAATTGATGCTGTGTTGATTTGCTCATCAACGGATACCCATTCACAAATTTCTTTAGAAGCGATTAAAGCTGGTAAACATGTATTCTGTGAAAAACCTGTTGATCATGATGTAAACAAAATTAAAGAAGTACTTAAGGCAGTGAAAAATGCTGGTACTAAATATCAAGTTGGCTTTAACCGACGATTTGATCATAATTTTAAAGCAGTCAAAGAAGCAGTCGATGCGGGAAAGATTGGTAGGCAGCATATCATTAAAATTACTTCAAGAGATCCAGAGGCACCACCTATTAGCTATGTTAAAATCTCAGGCGGCATGTTTTTGGATATGACAATTCATGATTTTGATATGGTAAGATATCTTTCCGGCAGCGAAGTGGTAGAAGTGTATGTAATGGGAGGGGTATTAGTAGATCCCGAGATTGGCGCAGCAGGTGATATTGATACAGCCATCATCACCATGAAACTTAAAAATGGTGCAATGGCGGTTATTGATAACTCGAGACGTGCGGTGTATGGCTATGACCAACGTGCCGAAGTATTTGGCTCCGAAGGTGCTGTTGCAGTTGGTAATGATAAATCTTCTACAGCGGTCCTTAGTACAAAAGAAGGTGTTGTATCTGAAAAACCGTTATACTTTTTCCTGGAAAGATATATGCAGGCATATACCAGTGAAATTCAGGAATTTGTTGCTGCAATCGTAAATAATACCGATGTGCCAGTGAATATTACAGATGGTTTAGAGCCTGTGATTATTGGGCTGGCTGCTAAAAAATCTTTGGATGAAAATCGGCCTGTTACAACAGCCGAAATCAAAAATATCTTTGGTTTATAAAACCCTTATCTTGTTAGGTTAAAAAATGAAAGTATCTACAGGAACGGCTGATATGAAATATGTTACTGCTATAAAAGCATTCGATGTATCGGGAGGTTTATGTATGAGTGAATACTTTTTAAGTCTCAAAGGGATATGTAAAAGATTTCCTGGTGTAAACGCCTTAACAGATGTCAGTTTGGATATTAAAAATGGTGAAATTCATGCTCTTTGCGGTGAGAACGGAGCAGGGAAATCCACGTTTATTAAAATACTAACAGGTGTATATCAAAGCAATGATGGTGAGATGCTCTGTGAGGGCAAGATCGTTCGATTTAATAATACGAAAGAGTCATTTTCTTTAGGGATTACAGCAATTTATCAGGAATTAAGCATATTGCCCAACCTGACAGTTACAGAAAACATTTTTCTAGGTCGAGAGTTACGCACTTCAGGATTTGGCTTATTAGATTACCGTAAAATGAATCATTTGGCAAAGACGGCTTTACTGGAGCTGGGAATTGACATTGATGTAACTAAGACGGCTAGTGAATATACAATGGGATATCAACAGATGATTGAAATTGCTCGTGCGTTAATTGCCAATGTGAAGCTTATTATTATGGATGAACCAACATCCAGTCTGTCTGGTCGTGAAGTTGATGTTCTGTTGAAAAATATACATAAGCTAAAAGAAAAGGGCATTGCAGTTATTTATATTTCCCACCGATTAGAAGAAGTACTGGCCATAGCTGATCGTATTACAGTGATCCGGGATGGCTGTAAAATTGGAACGATGGAAAGAAGTGAAGCGGATGAAGAAAAAATTATTCGTTTAATGGTAGGACGCACTCTGGAGGAAAAATTCCCTAGACACCAAGCTCAAAAAGGTGATATTGCTTTAAGGGTTAGAAATCTAAATCAAAGAGGCAGACTAAAAGACATCTCCTTTGACTTGCATAAAGGAGAAGTGATTGGCTTTGCGGGATTGGTTGGCGCAGGGCGCACCGAATTGGCAAGAGCCATTTTTGGCGCAGACAAGATTGATGGCGGAATAATCGAAATATTTGGAAAAGAAGTTAAAATTAACAGCCCAAAGGATGCCATTCATCATGGTATGGCTTTTCTTACAGAAGACCGTAAGGGGCAAGGACTAATTCTTATGCATGATATTATTGTTAATTCCACTTTAACGGGTCTGAAGAAATTTTGCAAGTTTGGATACTTTATCGATCAAAAAATGGTAGTTGCTGAAGTTGATGAGATGATGCGTGAGCTGCAAATTCACCCTGCTATTCCAAAGATGACGACTCGTTTGTTATCGGGCGGTAATCAGCAGAAGGTAGTCATTGCTAAATGGTTGTGCTCAAAGGCAAAAATATTTATTTTTGATGAACCGACCCGTGGTATTGATGTGGGTGCCAAGGTTGAGGTTTATAATCTCATCAATCGTCTGGTTAATGAAGGAGCGGCGGTGATTGTCATTTCTTCTGAATTACCCGAGGTTATGGGAATTAGCGATCGTATTCTAGTGATGAACAGTGGGAAGATAACAGGTGAATTTTCTTGTTTAGAAGTTACACCAGAGGAAATTTTAAAAGCTGCTACAGGAGGTATTAATCATGAATACAAGCACGCCTGAAGTTCAAGGTCATGGGGGTACCCAAAAAACACAATTTCGTCAGCTGATAAAAAAAATGGGGTCGCTAATTGGGTTAATTGGTTTATCACTGATATTGACCTTTGCATCCCCTTACTTTTTAACAATGGATAACATTATGAATGTTGCCAGGCAATCAGCAATAAATAGTCTTATTGCGATTGGCATGTTATTAGCGATTTTAACAGCTGGAATTGATTTATCAGTCGGCTCGATTTTAGCGTTGAGTACCGTTATGATGGGGATTGTTGTCGTAAAGATGGGAATGTCTCCTATTATCGGAGTGGCTGTATGTTTGGGGATTGGTTTACTACTTGGGTGGCTTAATGGAATGATGCTAACTAAAATGTCTCTGCCCCATCCTTTTATCTCTACATTAGGAACGATGAATGTTGCTCGGGGATTAGCCTTAATCGTAACAGCGGCTTCACCTATTTCGAATTTTCCCACGTCGATACAATTTCTGGGAGCCGCTTTTATCGGTCCGATTCCAGTTAGTTTTATCTTGGTTTTAGTTGTGTATGCTGCATTTCACGTTTTTCTTAATTACACTACAGTTGGACGTTATATTTATGCGGTAGGCGGCAATCCGGAAGCGACACGTTTGTCAGGGATTAGTATTGACAGGGTTTTAATCATTGTATATACCATTAGCGGTCTAATGGCAGCTCTAGGTGGACTGGTTCTTGTCGGACGAGTCAATTCGGCATACCCTTTAGCAGGATTAGGGTATGAATTTGATGCCATTGCAGCATGTATTATTGGCGGTGCCAGTTTTATGGGAGGTGAAGGTACTGTTTGGGGAACGTTAATTGGTTCCATGATCATGGCAGTATTACGAAACGGTTTGAATCTTTTGAGTGTTTCCGCTGAAATGCAGACAGTAGCCATTGGTATTGTTATTATTCTTGCAGTATATATAGATGTGCTGCGGCATAAAGCGGCTGCAAGGGTTAAAGCCTGAAGATAAGAGATGTACAGGCTGACGATACCATGTTGAGGAGGTGAAAAGAAGAAGGAAAATTGTACTGTTCACTAACATTCTGGAACTATAAATTGAGAAAAGAGGGGTTAGAATGAAAAAAAACATGTCTTTGTTGGCAGCATTGTTTTTGATGGTCGCTCTCATAGTTACTGGTTGTGGTAGTACCCAAACCCAAACGCAAAAAGAACCCGAAAAAATAAAAATTGGGGTTGTAGTAAAAGCCTTAAATAGTGATTTTTGGAAAACAGTAGAAGCTGGAGCGAAAGCAGCAGGCGAAAAATACGGTGTTGAAGTAAAAGTTCTTGGTCCTAATACAGAGACAGACGTGACGGGGCAGATTTCCTTGATTGAAGATCAAGTTACGAGGAAAGTAAGTGCATTAGTCGTAGCTCCTTCACAAGCTGCTAGTGCAATCCCTGTTTTTAATCGCGCTAAAGAAGCTAAAATCCCTGTAATCCTTGCTGATACGGATGTAGCATGGGATGATAAAGTTTCCTTTGTCGGTACTGGTAACTTTAATGCTGGCAAGCTGGCAGGGGAGTATTTTGGGAAAAAACTTCCTAAGGGATCGAAAATCGTTATTTTGCGTGGAGCCCTAGGTGATCCTACTCATGACGAACGTGTTAACGGTTGCATCGAAGGGTTAAAATCTGTAGGTTTGGAAGTGGCTGTAACCCAGCCTGCTAATAGCGAACGTGCCATGGCAGTAACCGTAATTGAAAATATTCTGCAAAGTAAGCAAGAATTTGCAGGTGTTTTTACCACTAATGATGAGATGGGGCTAGGAGCAGCCAAAGCCTTAGAAGATGCTGGCAAGAAAATGATTGTCGTTGGCTTTGATGGTTCGCCTGATTCATTGGCTGCTATTAGTGCTGGAAAACTGGATGCTTTTGTTGCACAAAATCCCTATAATATAGGCTTTAAAAGTGTTGAAGCGGCTGTTAAAGTCGTTAAAGGTGAAGCCATTGAAAAACGAATAGATACTGGTACGGAAATTGTCAATGCAGAAAATGTTAACGAAAAAGTAAAGAAATAAAAAAGTTATCAGGTAAATAAAAATTTAAGAAAAACTAGGAAATCCTTTACAAGCGCATGCATAATGCTAGTCAGGATTTTATTAAGTGAATATTTTACATAATGCATGTGCTTGTAAAAAGTAACAGCTGTTTTATATTTAGATAGTATTCAATGTTTGTATTGCGAAAATTGATACTGCAGGGCTATAAAACCTATGATTGGATGTGTTGTAATTATGAAAAAGTCAGCATGTATTGAAATGATGTTTACGGAAGTTCCATTTGAAGAAAGATTTTTATTGGCAAAAGAAGCGGGGTTCCAATATATTGAATTTTGGTCATGGAAAGATAAAGATATAGAAAAGATAAAATTATTATGTGAGAAATATGACTTGAAAATTGCCAGTTTTTCAGGCGATCAGGATTTTTCGATGGTCCATCAAGAGGAGAATGAAGCTTATATTAATTTTGTTATGGAATCAATAAAAACTGCTATATTTCTTGACTGTAAGTACCTTGTACTGCATTCTAACGCTTTGGGAGAAGGCGGAAAAGTAGTCAATGCTTTTGATGAAATAAATGGAAATGAAAAATTCGCTAATATGGTACATGTTTTAAGCAGATTAGCTCCGATTGCGGAAAAACATGAGATTACGTTGGTATTAGAAGCATTGAACACGCACGTAGATCATGTGAACAATTTTTTAGCATATACAAAGGATGCTGCGGCATTAATTGCGATGGTTAATTCAAAGTACATAAAGATTTTGTATGATGTTTACCATATGCAAGTTAATGAAGGGAATATCATTGATTCCATAACGCGATATATAAAATTAATTGGTTATATACATGTAGCCGATGTTCCAGGCAGAAATGAGCCTGGCACTGGAGAAATAAATTATAAGAATGTAATGGAGCGCTTAAGACAGCTTAATTATGATGGTATTGTGGGTTTCGAACTTTTCCCCTCACGAACTTCTATGAAAGTGGCCGGAGAATTACTAGCGCTTTAAGCTTTATAGTGTGTATATTGGTTCTACAATAGGCCATTTCTCTAATGTCAGCTTTAAAAGACTAGGAGTGAGGAAAAATGAATTTCTCTAATTTTTGCAAACAGAAAATTAGACTTCCACGTTTTTATGATACAAAAAAATGGCAATATAATCGTTTTCCTATTGGGAGAAAGTTATATTTAGGATTTGGAATAATCGTTAGTCTTATCGTTGCACTGCTGGGATATACATATCATAATTTTTCTGTTGAGTCGAAGAGTGTCGTTGCTAATATCCATACCTATGAGGCTTTGAATGAGACAAGTGCTATTATGGTTAACTTGGTGGATATGGAGACGGGAGTGCGAGGTTTTATTTTAACTGGTAAAGAGGAATTTTTGCATCCTTATAAAAGCGGAAAAGAAGCCTATCAAGAGCATATTAGTAAACTTAAAGAGTTGACAACGAGTTCCACCCAGTTAGAACGTCTGCGCTTTTTGCAGGAAAAAACGCAGAATTGGGAAGCGAGAGAATTAACACCATTGCTTTTTATGAAAAATCAGGCGGGTAATGAACACGTCAAAATGGATACGATGATGCGTCACATCCAAACTGGGTTTGGTAAAAACGATATGGATGAAATTCGCAAAACTCTTATGGAATTTGATAATGAGAAGCGAAAGAATTTAGAAAATCGATCTCATGAATTGCAAGTGCTGGAAGAGTTCACACGGAAAGCTATGATTGTTGGCGGAGTGGCGTCTATTGTTGCCGGAGTATTATTTGCTTTGGTTATTACGGGCGCAATCACGAGACCTGTTAACATATTGGATCGTGAACTTCACAAACTGGTTTTAAATGGTGGTGACTTAACACAGATTATTCACGTGGATAGTAAAGATGAAATTGGCGATCTTGCTCAGACGATTAATAAGTTTTTAGCTGATATACGTCAGATTATGATACAAGTATTGGCAAGTTCTGAAAATGTGGCAGCATCAGCTGAGCAATTAACAGCAAGCTCTCATCAATCCGCACAGGCTGCAAATCAAGTTGTTGCTGTTATTAGTAATATTGCTGACGGTGCTAAAAACCAAACAAAGGAAGTAAATGCTGTATCTGCTGTTATTGAACAGATGTCAGCTAAAATCAAAGAAGTTGCAACTCATTCTGATGAAGTAGCGACTATTTCAGATAAAACTTCAATTGCAGCGCAAAATGGCGGACAAGCCATTGAGAAAGCAATTCAGCAGATGGCTAGTATTGATGAAACCGTAATGCATTCTTCAAAGGCTGTATCTAAGCTTGGCGAAAGTTCCAAGGAAATTGGTGAAATTGTCGCTACTATTTCAGGTATTGCAGGTCAAACGAATCTACTTGCTTTGAATGCGGCTATTGAAGCAGCCAGGGCGGGAGAGCAAGGGAAAGGTTTTGCTGTAGTAGCAGAAGAGGTTCGTAAGCTTGCGAATCAATCGGAAGAAGCTGCTAAGAAAATTAAAAGCTTGATTGATGAAATTAAAGTAGATGCAGATAACGCTGTAATTGCCATGAATAATGGTACCGAGGAAGCTAAGAATGGTATACACGTAGTTAATTCAGCTGGAGTGGCATTTAGAGAAATTATTACACTTGTTGCAGATGTTTCTAGCCAAATTCGGGATATTTCATCTTCCATCCAGCAAATGGCTTTGGGGAGTCAACAAATTGTATCTTCGGTACATGGAATACAGATGCTCAGCATAGAAGCTGAGGATTACACTGAAACGGTATCAGCAGCGAGTGAGGAACAGTCTGCTTCTATGGAGGAAATCGCAGTATCTAGTCAGGCATTGGCAAATTTATCAGAACAGTTAATTAACGCAGTGAATAAGTTTAGTGTTTAGCAGTAGATGTCTAGTTTCTTGAGACAAACGATTAGCAAATAGATCTAATTTACACATGCTAAAATACTTAAAAGCAATACGTAACATTTTACGATGTTACGTATTGCTTTTAAGTATTTTTTGATGGCAATATTGATTTAATAATGGAATTTTGGTCAAAAATGTGATACATTGTTAGAAAATCAAAAGGAGGAGAACCATGGAAAAAAATGAAATTCATGTTATGTATGGCACGGATTCCCGGAAAATGACTTATGAAATGCTTGAGAACATTCAGCTTATAAAAGACTTGAATGCAAAGATGCATATTGGCATAAAGCCAAATTTGGTTGTCGCAAAACCTGCCAATGAAGGAGCAACAACTTCACCTTTGATAGTGGAAGGCGTGATTCAGTATTTGCAAAATCATGGGTGTATGAACATTAGCATCATGGAAGGTTCCTGGGTAGGGGATAATACGAAACGGGCCTTTAAGGTTTGCGGCTATGAAGATCTTGCAAGAAAATATAATGTACCTCTTTATGACTTAAAAGAGGACTCTTCGGTCATACGGAAAGTGGGAGATTTAGAATTAAATGTTTGTCAAAAGCCACTGCAAGTTGATTTTTTAATCAATATTCCAGTATTAAAAGCCCACTGCCAGACACTAATGACTTGTGCATTAAAAAATTTAAAGGGATGTATTCCTGATAAGGAAAAGAGACGGTTTCATGCTTTGGGCCTTACGAAGCCAATTGGATATTTAGCAAAAGCGATTCCCATGGGATTAATTATTGTTGATGGTATGGCCGGCGATCTTACCTTTGAAGAAGGGGGGAACCCTGTGCAGATGGATCGTATTCTGCTTGGAAAAGATCCTGTATTGATGGATACTTATGCAGCATCCTTATTAGGGTACACAAAAGAGGAGATCGAATATATTGAGGTAGCTGAGAGCATGGGGGTAGGTTCCGGCAATCTTTCTGCAGCAAAAATACAAGAGTATAATGTAGGGCTTAAGAAAAGCAGTGCAGTTAAACCGTCTAATAAGGTACGGTATTTGACAAAGAAAGTAATAGCCGAAAGTGCCTGTTCAGCTTGTTATGGCAGTTTGGTTCATGCACTGCAGCGCTTGGATGATAAAGATATGTTAAAAAAGATCAAGCAGACGATTTACATTGGACAGGACTTTCAAGGCAAGGAACTGCAGGGGATTGGTATTGGCCGCTGTAC
Proteins encoded in this window:
- a CDS encoding DUF362 domain-containing protein gives rise to the protein MEKNEIHVMYGTDSRKMTYEMLENIQLIKDLNAKMHIGIKPNLVVAKPANEGATTSPLIVEGVIQYLQNHGCMNISIMEGSWVGDNTKRAFKVCGYEDLARKYNVPLYDLKEDSSVIRKVGDLELNVCQKPLQVDFLINIPVLKAHCQTLMTCALKNLKGCIPDKEKRRFHALGLTKPIGYLAKAIPMGLIIVDGMAGDLTFEEGGNPVQMDRILLGKDPVLMDTYAASLLGYTKEEIEYIEVAESMGVGSGNLSAAKIQEYNVGLKKSSAVKPSNKVRYLTKKVIAESACSACYGSLVHALQRLDDKDMLKKIKQTIYIGQDFQGKELQGIGIGRCTNKCTRYVVGCPPTAADIIKVLESV
- a CDS encoding methyl-accepting chemotaxis protein, translating into MNFSNFCKQKIRLPRFYDTKKWQYNRFPIGRKLYLGFGIIVSLIVALLGYTYHNFSVESKSVVANIHTYEALNETSAIMVNLVDMETGVRGFILTGKEEFLHPYKSGKEAYQEHISKLKELTTSSTQLERLRFLQEKTQNWEARELTPLLFMKNQAGNEHVKMDTMMRHIQTGFGKNDMDEIRKTLMEFDNEKRKNLENRSHELQVLEEFTRKAMIVGGVASIVAGVLFALVITGAITRPVNILDRELHKLVLNGGDLTQIIHVDSKDEIGDLAQTINKFLADIRQIMIQVLASSENVAASAEQLTASSHQSAQAANQVVAVISNIADGAKNQTKEVNAVSAVIEQMSAKIKEVATHSDEVATISDKTSIAAQNGGQAIEKAIQQMASIDETVMHSSKAVSKLGESSKEIGEIVATISGIAGQTNLLALNAAIEAARAGEQGKGFAVVAEEVRKLANQSEEAAKKIKSLIDEIKVDADNAVIAMNNGTEEAKNGIHVVNSAGVAFREIITLVADVSSQIRDISSSIQQMALGSQQIVSSVHGIQMLSIEAEDYTETVSAASEEQSASMEEIAVSSQALANLSEQLINAVNKFSV